From Rudanella lutea DSM 19387, a single genomic window includes:
- a CDS encoding UDP-N-acetylmuramoyl-L-alanyl-D-glutamate--2,6-diaminopimelate ligase, producing the protein MQLSSLLYKVPLQATAGSMDTDVTHLTMDSRRVAPGSLFIAVRGTVTDGHAYIDKAIELGASAILCETLPDQTPEHVTFVQVADSARTMGLVAANFYGHPSKKIRLVGVTGTNGKTSVATLLFRLFRSLGYRCGLLSTVQNQIDDTVIPATHTTPDAITTHELLVRMLEHGCTHVFMEVSSHAVVQERIAGLHFAGGIFTNITHDHLDFHKTFDNYIKAKKGFFDQLPRAAFALTNADDKRGAVMLQNTLARKESYSLQTLGTFKGKILADGLFGLEMDIDNRRVWFKLIGRFNAYNLLAVYGAAVLLGEDPDDVLTQLSGLMPPPGRFEQVISDDRIVGIVDYAHTPDALQNVLETIAEFSQESETGRLPQVITVVGCGGNRDAAKRPLMAEIACKFSQRVILTSDNPRHEEPMAILEQMQAGVPPIDFKKTITIEDRREAIERAVALAQPHDIILVAGKGHETYQEIKGVKYDFDDRLVLREAFANRGKA; encoded by the coding sequence ATGCAATTATCCTCTCTGCTTTACAAAGTCCCGCTGCAAGCTACAGCGGGCAGCATGGATACCGACGTCACGCACCTGACTATGGACTCGCGCCGGGTGGCACCGGGGAGCCTGTTTATTGCCGTGCGGGGTACCGTTACCGACGGCCATGCGTACATCGATAAAGCCATTGAACTGGGGGCATCGGCCATTTTGTGTGAAACCCTGCCCGATCAAACCCCCGAGCACGTAACGTTTGTACAGGTTGCCGACTCGGCCCGGACTATGGGGCTGGTAGCGGCTAACTTTTACGGGCATCCGTCCAAAAAAATCCGGTTGGTGGGCGTAACCGGCACCAATGGCAAAACCTCGGTGGCCACCTTGCTTTTCCGGTTGTTCCGCTCGCTGGGATACCGTTGCGGCCTGCTCTCGACGGTGCAAAATCAGATTGACGATACCGTAATCCCGGCCACCCACACCACCCCCGACGCCATCACGACCCACGAGTTGCTCGTCAGGATGCTGGAGCACGGCTGTACGCACGTATTTATGGAGGTGAGCTCGCACGCGGTGGTGCAGGAGCGTATTGCGGGGCTACATTTCGCGGGGGGGATCTTCACCAATATCACCCACGACCACCTCGACTTTCACAAAACCTTCGACAACTACATCAAGGCAAAAAAAGGCTTTTTTGACCAGCTGCCCCGTGCGGCCTTTGCCCTGACCAATGCCGACGACAAGCGGGGGGCGGTGATGCTTCAGAATACCCTGGCCCGTAAAGAGAGCTACTCGCTGCAAACACTAGGTACATTTAAGGGCAAAATTCTGGCCGATGGTCTGTTTGGGCTCGAAATGGACATCGATAACCGGCGGGTGTGGTTCAAACTCATCGGGCGGTTCAATGCGTACAACCTGCTGGCGGTGTACGGTGCGGCCGTGTTGCTGGGCGAAGACCCCGACGATGTGCTGACCCAACTCTCAGGCCTGATGCCCCCACCGGGTCGGTTCGAGCAGGTAATTTCAGACGACCGGATTGTGGGCATTGTCGACTATGCGCATACCCCCGACGCCCTGCAAAACGTACTCGAAACCATTGCCGAGTTTAGCCAGGAAAGCGAAACGGGTCGCCTGCCGCAGGTAATTACGGTGGTGGGTTGTGGAGGCAACCGCGACGCAGCAAAGCGCCCGCTTATGGCCGAGATTGCCTGCAAATTCAGCCAACGTGTCATTCTGACGTCGGACAACCCCCGCCACGAGGAGCCCATGGCGATTCTGGAACAGATGCAGGCCGGTGTACCGCCTATCGATTTCAAGAAAACCATCACGATTGAAGACCGGCGCGAAGCCATTGAGCGCGCTGTGGCCCTGGCACAACCGCACGACATTATTCTGGTAGCGGGCAAAGGCCACGAAACGTATCAGGAAATCAAAGGCGTGAAATACGACTTCGACGACCGGCTCGTGCTCCGCGAGGCTTTTGCAAACCGCGGAAAAGCGTAA